From one Culex quinquefasciatus strain JHB chromosome 3, VPISU_Cqui_1.0_pri_paternal, whole genome shotgun sequence genomic stretch:
- the LOC119770381 gene encoding uncharacterized protein LOC119770381 codes for MFKILCLFALVSAIAANAILMPSVPAPLPVLMRQARAAEMPTEPKEVQSAGEAAESADDMEKAETFGFGFHKHIYVSPSYGYGGYYPYSYGYGYPSYGYGGYGYPYYY; via the exons ATGTTCAAA ATTCTGTGCTTATTTGCCCTGGTTTCGGCCATTGCTGCCAATGCCATCCTAATGCCTTCGGTGCCAGCGCCACTCCCGGTGTTGATGCGACAAGCCCGGGCAGCTGAGATGCCAACGGAACCCAAAGAAGTACAATCTGCCGGGGAAGCTGCTGAATCTGCTGACGACATGGAGAAGGCGGAAACGTTCGGATTTGGATTCCACAAACACATCTACGTTAGCCCATCGTACGGATATGGTGGATACTATCCTTACAGTTATGGATACGGATATCCCAGCTACGGATACGGTGGTTATGGATATCCCTACTACTACTAA
- the LOC119769845 gene encoding uncharacterized protein LOC119769845: MMKFICLLALVSVALASTSQLPAAPLPVLMRQVRAAEVPQPQNAQPKTDSVGAEDLEGAETFFHKKIYVVPAFGYGGYHGGYYGHGYGYGGYGYGGYGYGGYGYPHYY; the protein is encoded by the exons ATGATGAAG TTCATCTGCCTACTTGCCCTGGTGTCGGTGGCCTTGGCCAGCACATCGCAGCTTCCAGCGGCCCCACTGCCGGTGTTGATGCGCCAAGTTCGAGCAGCTGAAGTGCCACAGCCACAGAATGCCCAGCCCAAAACGGATTCCGTGGGTGCCGAAGACCTGGAAGGGGCCGAAACGTTCTTCCACAAAAAGATCTACGTCGTTCCGGCGTTCGGCTATGGAGGCTATCACGGTGGATACTACGGACATGGTTACGGCTATGGTGGATACGGATACGGTGGATACGGTTACGGAGGTTATGGATATCCCCACTATTATTAA